GCAGAGCCGCGCGCATCAGCCTGCAAGCATCGGGTCGAGTTTTCCGGCGCGCTCAAGCTCGTAGAGCTCATCGCAGCCGCCGACATGGGTGCCGCCGATGAAGATCTGCGGCACCGTGTGCCGGCCATGCGCGCGATCCATCATCTCTGACTTGCGGGCCGGTTCGCGCAGCACGTCGACCTCGGTGAAGGGGACGCCCTTCTTGGTCAACAGCCGCTTCGCCGCGTGGCAGAAGCCGCACAGCGGCGAGGTATAGATTTCGACGTCCTGCATCGGGTTCTCCGGGATCGTGGTAATCCCGACAGACTTAAGGGTCTTTTGCCACACGCGCCAGAACG
This region of Ponticoccus alexandrii genomic DNA includes:
- the grxC gene encoding glutaredoxin 3 → MQDVEIYTSPLCGFCHAAKRLLTKKGVPFTEVDVLREPARKSEMMDRAHGRHTVPQIFIGGTHVGGCDELYELERAGKLDPMLAG